From Miscanthus floridulus cultivar M001 chromosome 15, ASM1932011v1, whole genome shotgun sequence, the proteins below share one genomic window:
- the LOC136507131 gene encoding disease resistance protein RPM1-like: protein MFHLSQRRAISKMKKDIISNIKELFHGSEFLRVINLQGIKIGETLTIAIGNVVHLQYLGITSCSLKHIPRSIGRLTSLQTLDVRETNVRELPRSFWMIKTLRHVLGFVLKLPKQIGNLKQLHTLDSIDLEEVSEELTLERTLGEMIHLEFLSIWHISHVNVKALSGALDKLESLRTLILEGKIIPSNVFATASLRRVKFIFLSGDLVHSSDLDGSESFCLPNLIMLSLEKTYVTQEFISKLSEIPFFATLALYPGSYKDKKLVFASSKFPRLKKMKMIDVEVLEIVEVEVSTVPELKELEIHSPFTGCYHDIDLGNDKKRSQKTRIVVDLKKENNYVHEENDDMSEWWMIFA, encoded by the coding sequence ATGTTTCATTTATCTCAACGAAGGGCAATctctaagatgaagaaagacatCATATCAAACATCAAGGAACTATTTCATGGATCTGAGTTTCTCCGTGTCATCAATCTACAAGGCATTAAGATTGGTGAGACTTTGACAATTGCAATTGGCAATGTTGTGCACTTGCAGTACCTTGGCATCACATCATGTTCACTGAAACATATCCCACGGTCCATCGGAAGACTCACTAGCCTCCAAACATTGGACGTGAGGGAAACTAATGTCCGAGAGCTCCCAAGGTCCTTTTGGATGATTAAGACCCTGAGACACGTCCTTGGTTTTGTCCTCAAACTGCCCAAGCAAATTGGCAACTTGAAGCAGCTGCATACACTTGACTCCATAGATCTTGAAGAAGTTTCGGAGGAGCTGACTTTGGAAAGGACACTAGGAGAGATGATCCATCTTGAGTTCTTGTCAATCTGGCATATCTCACATGTCAATGTGAAAGCTCTTTCTGGTGCTCTAGACAAACTTGAGAGCCTTAGGACCCTGATCTTAGAAGGTAAAATTATTCCTTCAAATGTCTTCGCCACCGCTTCCCTCCGACGTGTCAAGTTTATATTCCTAAGTGGGGATCTGGTACATTCATCTGATCTAGATGGTAGTGAATCCTTTTGTCTCCCTAATCTCATCATGCTTTCTCTGGAGAAAACATATGTGACTCAGGAATTCATTAGCAAGCTGTCTGAGATTCCATTTTTTGCCACCCTTGCATTATACCCTGGCTCGTACAAGGACAAGAAACTTGTATTTGCTTCATCCAAATTTCCACGCCTCAAAAAGATGAAGATGATTGACGTGGAAGTGCTGGAGATTGTTGAAGTTGAGGTGAGCACGGTTCCTGAGCTCAAAGAGTTGGAAATTCACTCCCCATTCACAGGTTGCTATCATGATATTGACCTGGGTAATGACAAGAAACGTTCTCAAAAAACAAGGATCGTGGTTGATCTTAAAAAAGAGAATAATTATGTTCATGAAGAAAATGATGATATGTCTGAATGGTGGATGATATTCGCATGA